The Actinomadura graeca nucleotide sequence CGAGCCGGGAGTCCGGGTCGGCCCGGTGCGGGCCCGCGAGGACCGCCGTCGTCTCGGCCACCTCGCGCACCGTCGCGGCCAGCGGCCCGAGGTGGGCGAGGCGGTCCCCGCCGGCGTTGGCGTAGGGGACGCGCCCGAAGCTCGGCTTGAAGCCGACGACGCCGCAGAAGGCGGCGGGGATGCGGATCGAGCCCGCACCGTCGGTGCCCAGCGCGACATCGCCGAGCCCGGCGGCCACTGCCGCCGCGGCGCCGCCGCTGGACCCGCCCGCGCTGCGGTCACGGCGGCGGGGGTTCCGGGTCGCCGGCCCGAGCCGCGACACGGTGCTCGCGCTCCATCCGTGCTCCGACGTGGCCGTCTTGCCGACGACGATGGCACCGGCGGCCCGCAGCCGGGCCACCGCGGGCGCGTCGCCGCGGGCGCCCCGGTACGCCAGCGACCCCCGGCGGGTCGGCAGGTCCCGGGTCTGGACGAGGTCCTTGACGGAGGCGACGAGCCCGAGCAGCGGCCTGTCGTGCCAGGCGGCCTCCCCGCGCTCGCGGATCAGCGCGTCGGCCGCGGCGGCGTCGCGCAGCGCGGGCTGGGCGCCGACCGCGACGAAGGCGTGCAGGTCACCGTCGGTCTCCTCGATCCGGCGCAGGACCGCCTCGACGTGCTCGACCACGGTGATCCCCCCGGGCCGGGCGTGACGGGCGCGGTGCGGTGGCGCGTCGGCCTCAAGGCCCGCGACGGGGGTCATGGCCGGCTCCCGTGCCCGTGCTCGCGGGCCTCCGGAAGGCGCGGCGATTCCGCGGCGCAGCCGGGAACGATGCAGCTGGGAGCGGGACGGCGGGAAGCGGCGGAAAAGGGGACGGCGTGGACGGGAGCGGTGCGGACGGGAGCGGTGCGGACGAGGACGGTGCGGACGAGGGCGGCGCGGCGCGGGCCGGGGGGAGCGTCCCGTAAGCGTAAGGCGATCTTTGTGCGGATCCCCCCTGGGCGCCCCGGCCACCGCCGAACTCCAGGCACTCCGCGTGGTGTTCCATCACGGCAGACCATCGGTTCCTCCAACGTGCCAAGCAGTTCACGACTCTCGGCGCTCGGACCGATGCGCCAGCGCCCAGTAAAAAAACCAACCTTCCGGTTTGTCAATGCCTATTACGCCCCGCGCGCGGCCCGTCGCCGTTCTTCGTGAGTGGTTTTCGACCGGTTCGCGAACTTCCGGGATGCACCCGAGGTGGGCCGTGACCACCCTCTCATGGCCGCTTATGGCCAGCTCAAGCTCGCCACACCGGAGAGGGGGGAAGTCAAGTGCGAGTTGCCCGTGCGCGACCGTTTACCGTCCGCACAAGCAACGTACTCTCCACATTCAAAACCTTCCGGTCGGTTTGTTTGCTGTGATACATCGACTCCGAGGAGGGAGGACGGGCACCTGCCGGCGGGCCCGCGACCTGGGAGCACACGCGACCGCGGCCGTCCCTCATGAAGCGCTTCAACGCCTGCGGCGGCCCGGACCTGAGGGAGCCGGCCCGGGACATCCGCGCCCCCGGCCCCATCCCGGGGCCCGCGACCCGGCGTTCACGGGCCGGAAATATCCGGTCCACTCATCGCTCATCCGGCCGCACGGCGCGCCGCCCCGGCCGACAAAACAGTACGGAGGTCCCCCCACTTCCCAATGATCACCAATCGGAACGCCGCTCCGCACTGGTCGGCCGTAAAAAGGAGCCGTCCGGCGCCGGACCCGAGACGAAGGTGGACGAATCATCGACGCCGTAGATGTCTTCACCCCATTGGAATCTGAAGTCCGCAGCTATTGCCGGGAATGGCCGACGATGTTCGGCCGGGCCCTGGCATGCCGAATGCACGACGAATCCGGCCGCGAATACCTCGACTTCTTCGCGGGCGCGGGCGCTCTCAACTACGGGCACAACAACCCGGAGATCGAACAGGCCCTGCTCGACCATCTCTCGACGGACCCGATCATCCACGGCCCCGATCACCGAGGAGGAGATCGACGCCGGGATGGACATCGTCGCCGAGGCGGTCCGAGTCGCGCGGCGGCGGTCCGGAGAGGAGCAGTGATGATCACTCGCACGCAGGACGGGACGACCACGGAGGGCGCACGATGACCGAGGACCTCTACCCCACCAGGGCCAGCGGCCGGCCGTCGCTCATCGACCGCGCCGACCCGGTCGTCTACGGGACCGCCGCCGACGGGCCCCTCACGGCGGACGACCTGGCGCGCTTCGACACCGCCGGGTTCCACGCCTTCGATCAGCTCATCGAGCCCGGCGAGGTCGCGGCGTTCCACACCGAGTTGCAGCGGCTGAGGGAGGACCCCGCGCTCAAGGACGACGAGCGCACGGTGTTCGAGCCGACGTCGCGGCATCTGCGATCGGTCTTCGAGGTGCACAAGGTCAGCGAGGTCTTCGCCCGGCTGCTCCACGACCCCCGTGTCGTCGGGCCCGCGCGGCAGATCCTCGGGTCGGAGGTGTACATCCACCAGAGCAGGGTGAACTTCAAGCCCGGTCTCGCCGGGAACACCTTCTACTGGCACTCGGACTTCGAGACGTGGCACGCCGAGGACGGCATGCCGCGGATGCGCGCGGTCAGCCTGTCGATCGCCATCACCGAGAACCTGGACAGCAACGGCCCCCTGATGATCATGCCGGGCTCGCACCGCACCTTCGTGACCTGCCCCGGCGAGACGCCGGAGAACCACTACCTGAGCTCGCTGAGGAGCCAGGAGGTCGGCACCCCGGACCCCGACAGCCTGCGGAAACTCGGCGATGAGCATGGCATCCGCCAGTTCACGGGCGCCCCCGGGTCGGCCACGATGTTCGACTGCAACAGCATGCACGGGTCGAACAGCAACATCACGCCGTTCCCCCGCTCGAACGTGTTCGTCGTGTTCAACAGCGTCGAGAACACGCTGGTGGAGCCGTTCGGCGCGGCGTCGCTGCGGCCCCCCTTCATCGCGGCCAGGGAGTTCACCCCCGTCCGCTAGAACACGGGCAGGCCGCCGGCGTGGTCCCTGCGAGCCGCGCCGGCGGCCCGCGCGGCCCGGCGCGGCCCGCGCACGGCCGCCCACCCGGATTTACCGGCAGGACGCCAATGACCATTTCACCTCTGACCGGAAGCATCAGAAACTGGGCACAAGGCAATTCTCTAGTGCGGCCGCCCATGGTGATGCGGGGTGGAGTACGACCGTCGGCGGCCGGGTCCGCCGTCCCTTGTCGATCGGCACGCGGCGGACAAGACCGACGGCATTCGAGCCGACCCACGGTACGCCGCGGCGCGGTTTCTGCCTACCGGGCGCGGCAAATCTGGCAGTGCTCCACGGTGCACGCTTCGGAGACGGTTCCCGGCCCGGCGGGTTTCGGGTCTAGCAGTAGAGGTATGGGTATCCCGAAGCGGGTGCGGGAGGCTTCGGATTTACCTGTGACGTTCTGCCCCGCGGCGGGAGCACGCGCGAATTTCGGGCGCGCTTTCCCTGGCGTCCGCGCGTTCCCTTGCCGTCCCGGATACCTGGCCTTCCGACGCCGGGGGACGGCCCGCCCGGGGTGTCAGGACGCGCTCCGGCGTGGGACGCCGGCGCGCTTGACGGTACGGATGATCGGCGTGGTCTCGATGCTCCGGACCGACCGGAGTCGGCCAACGCGCATCGTGAGGTAGTCGTAGAGGGCGTCGGCGTCGGCGCACAGGACGGTGGCCGTCAGGTTGGCGGGACCGGTCGTGGCCCCCACGAAGGCGGTCTCGGGGTGCTCGGCGAGGGCGGCACCGACGGCGGCCAGCTTCCAGGGGGTCACCGACATCCACAGCCGGGCCGTCATCTCGATGCCGAAGAGCGCCGCGTCGTAGTCCAGGTCGAAGTAGAGCGCGCCGCTCGCCCGCAGGTGGTCGAGGCGGCGCTTGACGGTGGACTGCGACCATCCGGTGGCCGCGGCGAGCTCGCCGTAGCCGGCGCGGCCGTCGCGCGCGAGGAGCTCCAGGAGCGCCTCGTCCCCCGGCTGGGCGCCGAACTCGGACGCGGTGACCGGGGACGGCTGGTCCGCCGAAGGGCGCAGCTCGTCCTCCTGGTCCGGGGTCAGGGCGGTGAGGATGCCGCTCCAGGGCGTCGGCCTGCCCAGGAAGGTGTGCAGGACGCAGTGCGCCGCGACGCTCACCACGCGGCTGGTGCGGGTGAGCTTGTCCAGCAGCAGCTCGTCGCGCTGCTGCCGGGTCCGGGTCTGGGTGACGCAGAGCACCTCGGTCCCCCCGGAGATGATCGTGACCCAGGACGTGTCGGACCGCCGTGCGAGGGCGTCCGCGATGGGCATGGCGGCCCCGGGGGTGCAGTGCAGCCGGATCAGCCAGTCGGCCCGCCGGGAGCGGCGCGTGTCGAGACGGCCCAGGACCTGCAAGGATCCCGTGGAGTGCAGCCGGTGGTAGCGGCGGGCGACCGTCTGGTCGGAGACGCCCAGCACCGGGGCGATGCGCCGGAACGGGGCCCGGCCGTCGATGGCCAGGGCATGGAGTAACTGCCGGTCCAGACCGTCGGTCGTGGCGGATTTCACCTCACGCACGCTATCAGCGTCGGATACCGCCACTTCCTTCTCTACGCGCGAGGGCGCTCCTGACCATAACCGCTATGAACCTGACACAGAACGCGGCCGAGACGGCCGCTCCCGCAGCCCTGCCGGAGCGACGGTGGTGGGTCCTGGCCGTCGTCGTGACGGGTTTCTTCATGACGATGCTCGACACCACCACCGTCAATGTGGCCATCCCGTGGATCCAGGAGGACCTGCACGCCAGCTACGGGTCGGTCGAATGGGTCGTGAGCGGGTACGCCATGGCGTTCGGGCTGACGCTGATCCCCGCCGGGCGCCTGGGCGACCGCCTCGGGCGCCGCCGGCTGTTCCTGTTCGGCCTGGCCGGTTTCACCTTCATGTCCCTGATGTGCGCGCTCGCCCCCAACGCCGTCGCGCTCGTGACGTTCCGGGTGATCCAGGGGACGATGGCGGGGCTCCTCAACCCGCAGATCCTCGCGGTCATCCAGGTGCTGTTCCCGCCCCGCGAGCGCGGCAAGGCGTTCGCCGTCTACGGGGCCACGGCCGGTGTCGGCACCGCGCTCGGGCCGCTGCTCGGCGGCACGCTGATCAGCGCCGGGTTCGGCGGGATGACCTGGCAGCCCATCTACCTGCTCAACGTCGTGATCGGCGTGATCGCGTTCACCGCGGCGTGGCGCCTGCTCCCGGAGTCCAAGGGGCGGGGCGGCAACCTCGACCCGGTCGGCGTCGTCCTGATCACCGTCGCCCTGCTGCTGGTCACCTACCCGCTGATCGAGGGCCGCGCGGCGGGATGGCCCGTGTGGGCGTTCGCCGCCCTGGCCGCCGCGCTCCCCGCACTGGCGGTCTTCACGTTCTGGCAGTACCGGCGCCTGCGCGCCGATCAGCCGCCGCTGGTGGACGTGCGCCTGTTCCACAACCGCGCCTTCGCCGCCGGGGTCGGCTTCGCCCTCGTCTACTTCGCCGGGTTCACCAGCGTGTTCTTCTCGCTGTCGCTGTGGCTGCAGATCGGCCTCGGACGCTCCGCCCTCACCGCCGGGCTGACCATCCTGCCGTTCGCCGTCGGCGGGCTGGCCGGCTCGTCGGCCTCGGCCGTGGCCACCCGGCGGCTCGGCCCGGCCGTCCTGCGGGTCGGCACGGCGATGGTCATCGTCGGGCTGGCGGCCGCGCTGCTCACCGTCCACGCCGCCGGGCCGGACGTGTCGGGGCTGGTCCTGCTGCCCTCGCTGGCCTTCGCCGGTGTCGGCTCGGGCCTGGCCATCGCCCCCAACACCAACCTGGTGCTCGCCGCCGTCCCGATCCGGGACGCGGGGGCGGCGGGCGGCGTGGTCAACACCGCCCAGCGGGTGGGCGCCGCGCTGGGCGTCGCGCTGGTCGGGGTCGTGCTGTTCGGCTCCCTCAGCGGCAGCGCGGCGGACGCGGCGTCCGCCACGGTCCCGGCGCTCCGCCGCGACCTGGCGGCCACCGGGATGCCGGGCGCCGCGCGGGAGCAGATCGTCCGCCGCTTCGAGACGTGCTTCCGGCAGCGCGCCTCCCTGACCGACCCCGGCGCCCGGGTCCCCGGGTGCCCGGGGAAGGAGGGGCTGAAGGACTCCCCCGCCGCGCCCGCGTGGGCCCGGGCGTCCACGTCCGCGCTCGGCCGCAACTACACCGACGCCGTCCAGGTGTCCCTGGTGTTCAGCCTCGCCGCCGTCGCGCTGGCGTGCCTGCTCGCCTTCTTCTTCCCGCGCCAGCCCGCGGCGGCCGGCCGGCCCGGGGGCGCGGGCGAATGAACCCCCGTCGCTCAGCAGATGCCAGACCGCCGGGCGGCGACGGCGCCGCCCCTCAGCGATGCGAAGAGCCATGTATGTGAAGACGACGACCCGCAAGGCCAAGTCCGGCACGATCCGGTACCTGCACTTGGCGCACAACGACTGGGACGCCTCCAAGGGCCGCTCGGTACCGAAGGTGCTGTACAGCTTCGGCCGCGAGGACAAGCTCGACAGGGACGCGGTCCGGCGGCTGGTCGCGTCGTTGTCACAGCTGATGCGACCCGGTCAGACGCCCCCCGGGGGGCCGCATCTGACGTTCGCCGAGTCCCGCCCCTACGGCGGCGCGTACGTGCTGGACCAGCTGTGGCACCGGCTGGGGATGGCGAAGATCCTGGCCGGGCTCGCGTCGCCCGGCCGGGGCCGGCCACGGGACGCGGCCGCGGCCGAGCGGGTGCTGTTCGGCCTGGTCGCGAACCGGGCGCTGGCCCCGTCGTCCAAGCTCGCCGCGTCGGAGTGGATGAGCCACGACGTGTGCATCAACGGACTGGGCGAGGTGTCCGACGACGCGTGCTACCGGGCCATGGACTGGCTGCACCAGGTGCACGGCGAGCTGGAGAAGCAGGTCTACCTCGCGGCCGCCGGCCTGCTCGGCCTCGAAGTGGACCTGCTGCTCTTCGACACCACCTCCACCTATTTCGAACTGGAGGAGGCCGACGAGGCGGTGACGCGGAACTCGCGCGGGGAGGAGGCCGGGAGCGAGGACGACGCCGACCCCGCGCGGTCGGCGGGGTTCCGCACCTACGGCAGGTCCCGGGACGACCGCGACGACCTGCCGCAGATCGTCATCGGGCTGGCCGTCACCCGCGACGGCATCCCCGTCCGGGTCTGGTGCTGGCCGGGGAACACCACCGACGCGACGCTGATCCAGCAGGTCAGGTCGGACGTCCGGGAGTGGAGCCCCGCGAAGATCATCTGGGTCGCGGACCGTGACCTGTCCCCGGCGGAGGGCCGCCGGGCGCTGCGGCGGAACACGGGGTCCTACATCATCGGCGAGAAGCTGCGCCCGGACTCCCCCCACGCGCGGGCGGCGCTGTCGTGTCCCGGCCGCTATCGGCCGATCGCCGCGAACCTGCGGGTGAGGGAGGTCCGGGTGGGCGACACCGAGGACCGGTTCGTGCTCTGCCACAGTCCCGACGCCGCAGCCCGTGATGCCGCAGCCCGCGGACGCCTCGTCGCCGATCTCGAAGGCAGGATCGCCGGCTCGGACGGGCTGACCGCGGCGAAGCGGGCGGAGCTGCGCAGGAGGATCGCCGCCGTGCCGGGCCTGGACAGGTTCCTGCGCGTCACCCCCGGCGGGCTGCTGCGCGTCGACAAGGCCAAGGAGAGGGCGGAGCGGGACCTGGACGGCACATACCTGCTGCGCTGCGCGGACCCGGACCTGTCCGCCGAGGACGTCGCGCTCGGTTACAAGCAGCTGCTGGAAGTCGAGCGCAGCTGGCGGGACATGAAGACCGTCCTGAAACTGCGCCCGGTGTACCACCGCCTCGAAGGGCGCATCCGCGCGCACGTCCTGCTGTGCTGGCTGGCCCTGCTGCTGGTCCGCGTCGCCGAGAACAAGGCCGGTGACACCTGGACGCGGATGCGCCGCGAGCTCGACCGCATCCACATCGTCACCTTCACCGGTTCCACCGGCACGTTCCAGCAGGTCACCGAGCTCAGCGATCCGGCCCGCGACCTGCTCGCGCGGCTGGAGACCGACCCGCCGAGGAGGATTTTCCACCTCAGTCCCGCAGAATCGTGACGGCCCCGGGCAGTTCCGGGGGGTGTGGAACAGGGCCGTTGCGAGGGGTGCGGGGGGCGCCCCTCAAAAGACCGGGCCGGGCCCTCGGGGGCCTAGAGAAACGCCCTGTCGCTGGATACTCTGGCTTCTCCCCAGGTCACAGCAGCATTCGATGCCATGAATGCACCGAGTTATGCGGAACCCGGGAGTAATATGAACTGAAGACAGGCAGCTCGGTGGACCGTGACTCGCGCTTGACGCCGATCGATTGATCGGAGGGGCCGTCCGAAGGGTGACGTCCCGTGGCGACCCGGGCGAACGGTTCGATGAGGGAGATCGAGATCGCTAAGTCGAGGCAGGTCCGAGCAGAGCAGACGCGCCAGACGATCGTGCGCGCGGCGGCGGAGACTTTCGACCGGTTCGGATACGGGACGGCCACCGTCGGTGACATCATCGCCCAGGCAGGAGTGACCAAGGGCGCCTTGTATTTCCATTTCCAGTCCAAGGAGGAACTGGCCCAGACGGTCATCGACGCTCAGCACGAGCGCTCCGTCGACTGGTGCCGCAAACTCCTCGTCGACCAGGCGCCCGGCCTGGTGTCGGTGATCCGGTTGTCGCAGCAGCTGACGCACCAGATGATGCGGGACCCGATCGTGCGCGCCGGCATCCGGCTGGCCCTTGAGGCGGGGACCTTCGACATGGCGGTGGTCACGCCGTACCGGGAGTGGCTCGAGGTGACCGAGAAGCTCCTCAAGCGCTCCTCCCAGGAGGGCGACCTGCGCCCGGAGCTCGTCCCTGAGACGCTGGCGCGGTTCATCGTCGGCTCCTTCACCGGAGTGCAGATGATCTCCCACGTCCTGGCGGGACGGGCGGATCTGGAGCAGCAGGTCCGGGACATGTGGGAAATCCTCCTCCCCGCCCTGGTCCCGAAGCGCAAGCTGCCCTACTTTCGCTCGACTCTCCTGACCGGCTCCGTGGGACTGGCAGACGATCACGCGGAGATGTCGGGCTGACACCGGGAAGGGGTGCCGAGGGCGACGCGCCCCTGTCGATTCCCCGCACCGCGGGCCGCGCCGTCATGCCGGCACGGCACGTCCACCGCCCGGCCGGCGCTTTCGGCAACCGGTCACGCGGCGTGATTATCGCCGATCACACTGAGACGACAGGTCTTCACCGGACGATAGCAGGATGCCGGGCGTGAACCAGAGCGCCGCTCCGTATCCCGCGCCACCCGAGACCGTGCCGAGACATCGCGGGCGGGCCGGCGCCCCATGGCCGACCCGCCCGCCGTCCGGCCACGCCACCGGACCACGCGTCGCCGTCACCCCGGAATGGCCTTTCACGGGCTTCGAGTAGCACTTCCGGATACCTTTCCGCATCTCCGCGAGCGCCTTCCCGGACGCCATCGCCAGGCGTCCGATCTCCAGGCCGGTCCGTATCTTCATTATCGGTAGGACCATTTCGCCGTCTTCGGACTTCTGTCCAGAAGCGGCGGCACAGTGGAGCGGACAGGCCGACGATGTCTCAAGGGATCCGGAGGCGCCCGTCCCGCGCGGGCGCATGAGCATGTTCTGTTCGAGATCGCGACGATCCTGCACGACGACATGGCGAACCCCGAAAAGGTGCCCTGCACGACGCTCGGCTCATCCGGCGCTCCGGCGCCGAGAAAGGGCGCCCACGGGGTGGGCGCCCTTTCCGATCCGGGGGGCTACTTCAGGACGGGGAACCGGCGGACGAGGCGGGTGCCGCCCCACCGGCGTCTCGTGTCCCAGCCCGAACGCCTTGTCCAGGAACGCCCACGCGAACACCCACCCCAGCGCCAGGCGGGCGGCGCCCCAGACGTACCGCGCTGCGGGCGACCCGGTCAGCGGCCTGGCCGCCGCGACGCGCAGGCCGACCCGGGCCCGGCGTCCACTGATCTTGTGTTCGGAGATGGCCATGGTCGCCTCACCCTTCCGTCGAACCACCACGGTTCGTCCACCGATCAGTCAACGCGCCGGGACCAGGCCCCAGCAGGTGCGTTGGACCCCGCTCCGGCGGGACGTCTGTCCCCTCCGGGGCGGATCTTGCCGACCTTACGGTCACTGCCGTCAGGACCAAGGGCTCTGTCGCCGCGGGGCCCGGGCCGCCTAACGTCGGCGGTGGACGAGTATGAGAGGAGGCCGTCATGGCATCGCCCGGCTCATGGACCCGCCTCGACCGGCTGCGCCGGCGCGCCGGTTTCGACAACAGTCCGCTGCGCCGTGACGTGGACCGCCGGCAGTGGATGCTGGGACTGGCGCTGCTCATGCTCTTCCTGAGCCTCGCTCCACCGCTGGGTCTGCGGGCCGGGCAGGCCGTCTACGCCTCGGGCGTGCGGGCCGAACGGCACGAGGCGGCGAACCGGCGGAGGGTCGACGCCACCGTCGTGGAGGTCAAGGGCCAGCGGCACCGCAGCGAGGTCACGGTGACCTGGTCCGGCGCCGACGGCACGCGGCGGACCGGCTCCTACACCACCTGGCGGGAGGCCACCGTCGGCGGGCGCCGCACGGTCTGGGCCGACTCCTCGGCCGTGTCGGACGTCGCGCCGCGCCCGCACGCCCGGACGGTGGGGGACGCGGTCGCGGGCGGGGTCGGCGCCGCGCTCGTGCTGGGTCTGCCGCTGCTGCTGGTGTACGTGCTGGCCAGGTACCGCTTCGACCGGCGACGCTACCGTCTCTGGGACGCCGAGTGGGCGCGCTGGGACCCCCAGAACATCGCCTGACCACCCTTGTCCGGCCCCCTGGCGTCAGCCGCCCGGCGCGGGGACGACGGCGACGGGGCAGTGCGCGCGGTGCAGCATCGCCCGGCCGACCGAGCCGAGCAGGAGCCCGGCGAAGCCGCCGCGCCCGCGCGAGCCGACCACCAGCAGGTCCGCGCCGGCCGAGGCGTCCGCCAGGGCCCGGACGGTCCGCTGGTGCACGACCTCCCGCTCCACCGAGACGTCCGGGAAGCGCTCGCGCCATCCCGCGAGGGCCTCGGCGAGGACGCGCTCGTGTTCGCCGGCCAGGGCCTCGGCGTCGAACGCGGACGGCCGCAGTTCCTCCGGCGCGGCGGACGCCGGATGCGTCCAGGCCAGGACGGCGCGGACCCCGGCGCCGCGCGCGGCGGCCTCCTCGAACGCGAACCCGAGCGCCGCGGCGCTGCCGGGCGAGCCGTCCACGCCGACCACGATCCCACCGCCCGATGCCGGGCCGCTCTCCTGCGGGGCGACCTCGCGGACGATCACGGTGGGGCGGCGGGCGTGCGAGGCGATCTGCAGCGACACCGATCCCAGGGCCAGCCCGGCGAGGGTGCCGGTGCCGCGCGTCCCCGCCACGAGCATCAGCGCGTCCCGCGCCTCGTCGATGAGGACCTCGGTGGCATGGCCGCCCTTCTGGACGCCCGTCACCTCGGCTCCGGGCGCGTTCTCCCGGGCCGCGGCGACGGCACGGTCGACGATCTCCTCGCCGCCCTTCAGCAGCCATGCGCGGACCGCCCCGGCGCGCGGGTCCACCGGGACGTCGAACAGCCAGGGCGTCACGACGTAGACGACGCGCAGGGCGGCGTTCCTGCGACGGGCCTCATCGGCCGCCCATCTGGTCGCGGCGAGGCTCTGCTCCGAGCCGTCCACTCCGACGATGATCTGGTTCATGCCTGAACGCTAGGGCACCCGCGCCGCCGCCCCGGGGGGACGTTGGTCCTCCGAGGGCACGGCGAACGTCACCGTCCCACTCAGGGCTCCTCGATCAGGACGTCCTGAAGGGGGCGCCGGACGCTGGTCAGCTCCCGGACGTCGGGTACCCCGATGCGGAGCAGCATCTGCGGGTGGGCGTCGCCGCAGAAGTGGGCGCGGATGAACGCCCGCAGCTCGGGGACCTGCAACGCCTGGGTGTGGTACGCGGCGGAAAGGCCGTGCTCGGCCGCGCGCAGCAGGACGGCCTGGAGCGCCTGTCCCGCCCTCAGCCAGTCGGCGGGGCCGTCCGCGCGGGTGACGAGCAGCACCACGACCCCCGCGGCCGCGGCCTCCTCGCCACCCGCGTCCGTACTGCCCGGTTCCTCCCCTTCCGCCGGGGCTCCGGTCCCCCAGCCCTGGCCCCGGGCGAAGTCCCGGGCGGGGAAGTGCGGCTCGGTGCGCGGGGTCTGCCGGGGATACGCGCCCTGCTGGACGCCGTCCGTGCGGCGGGTCCCCGGGGAAGGCGCCCAGCGGGCGATCTCGCTCGCGTACGCGGGCGTGCACCGCTGGACGTGCTCGGCGGCGTCGGTCAGGGCCGCCAGCGCTCCCGCGACGTGGGCGTCGACCGCCTGGACGAGCCGTCCGCCCTCCCGCTCCGCCTCCTGCCGGAGCGCCGCGAGGAGCGTCCCCGGCACCGGGCCGGACCGGAAGCCGCCACGGTGGCTGCGGCGGCGCCGCACCTGCGCGTACAACCGCGCGGTGCGCTCGTCCGCGGGCTCACCCGGGACCGCCTCGACGTCGGCGAGCAGGTGCGGCCGGTCCGGGTCGGGCAGCAGGGTCACCTCCGGCTCGTCGCCGAGCGCGCGCAGCCCGAGCCGGAGGTTGTAGAGCGCGGCGCCGCAGCTGATGAGCATTTCCCGGCCGTCCGGGTCGGCGACGTCCAGGCGGCGGTCGGCGTCGGCGCGCAGGCTGATCCGCGACCCCCGCACCGCGAAGCGCCAGGGCTGGGTGTTGTGCACCGACGGCGCCCAGATCGCGTCCTCCACCGCGCGCCGCGCGTCCTCGGCCGGCCGCCCGGCCCGATCGGTCTTGTGTGGTGTGGGCATGAGTCCGTCCTCCTGACCTCCAGCCCATCACCGGCCGTGCGCGCCCGGCAGGGCCGAAGGTCCGTTCCCGGCGGGACGTCCGGCACTGCCCTCCGCGCCGCCCGCGCTGCGAGCGTGGAAGGCACCCCGAGGAGGTCCTGATGCAGGTCATGCCCGAACACCGCTGCGTCGTCGTCGGCGTGGACGGATCACCCAACTCCGTGGCGGCGCTGCGGCGCTCGGCGCGGGAGGCCCTGCGCCGCCACGCGCGCCTGGACGTCGTCCGCGTCCTGGAACCCGCCGTGGGACGCACGCCCCGCCTGCTGCGCACCGCGC carries:
- a CDS encoding amidase — translated: MTPVAGLEADAPPHRARHARPGGITVVEHVEAVLRRIEETDGDLHAFVAVGAQPALRDAAAADALIRERGEAAWHDRPLLGLVASVKDLVQTRDLPTRRGSLAYRGARGDAPAVARLRAAGAIVVGKTATSEHGWSASTVSRLGPATRNPRRRDRSAGGSSGGAAAAVAAGLGDVALGTDGAGSIRIPAAFCGVVGFKPSFGRVPYANAGGDRLAHLGPLAATVREVAETTAVLAGPHRADPDSRLAPADAGHRPPPLRIGWMEFPGTAPDVAAVAARAVRVLADQGHVVDPLGIPFDDPHDALVDLLAVSEAAREDDDEDLADPGRAELVRYGRSLGGAAVARAENVRWELRRVLGEVMERHDLLVSVTVPVEPFAAESIAPAGADDPRDLRWLAWTPATYPFNLTGQPALSLPVGTTPGGLPVGLQLVGPVGADALVLAAASALESALAFAVDERSIR
- the thpD gene encoding ectoine hydroxylase, which codes for MTEDLYPTRASGRPSLIDRADPVVYGTAADGPLTADDLARFDTAGFHAFDQLIEPGEVAAFHTELQRLREDPALKDDERTVFEPTSRHLRSVFEVHKVSEVFARLLHDPRVVGPARQILGSEVYIHQSRVNFKPGLAGNTFYWHSDFETWHAEDGMPRMRAVSLSIAITENLDSNGPLMIMPGSHRTFVTCPGETPENHYLSSLRSQEVGTPDPDSLRKLGDEHGIRQFTGAPGSATMFDCNSMHGSNSNITPFPRSNVFVVFNSVENTLVEPFGAASLRPPFIAAREFTPVR
- a CDS encoding Lrp/AsnC family transcriptional regulator — translated: MKSATTDGLDRQLLHALAIDGRAPFRRIAPVLGVSDQTVARRYHRLHSTGSLQVLGRLDTRRSRRADWLIRLHCTPGAAMPIADALARRSDTSWVTIISGGTEVLCVTQTRTRQQRDELLLDKLTRTSRVVSVAAHCVLHTFLGRPTPWSGILTALTPDQEDELRPSADQPSPVTASEFGAQPGDEALLELLARDGRAGYGELAAATGWSQSTVKRRLDHLRASGALYFDLDYDAALFGIEMTARLWMSVTPWKLAAVGAALAEHPETAFVGATTGPANLTATVLCADADALYDYLTMRVGRLRSVRSIETTPIIRTVKRAGVPRRSAS
- a CDS encoding MFS transporter; the protein is MNLTQNAAETAAPAALPERRWWVLAVVVTGFFMTMLDTTTVNVAIPWIQEDLHASYGSVEWVVSGYAMAFGLTLIPAGRLGDRLGRRRLFLFGLAGFTFMSLMCALAPNAVALVTFRVIQGTMAGLLNPQILAVIQVLFPPRERGKAFAVYGATAGVGTALGPLLGGTLISAGFGGMTWQPIYLLNVVIGVIAFTAAWRLLPESKGRGGNLDPVGVVLITVALLLVTYPLIEGRAAGWPVWAFAALAAALPALAVFTFWQYRRLRADQPPLVDVRLFHNRAFAAGVGFALVYFAGFTSVFFSLSLWLQIGLGRSALTAGLTILPFAVGGLAGSSASAVATRRLGPAVLRVGTAMVIVGLAAALLTVHAAGPDVSGLVLLPSLAFAGVGSGLAIAPNTNLVLAAVPIRDAGAAGGVVNTAQRVGAALGVALVGVVLFGSLSGSAADAASATVPALRRDLAATGMPGAAREQIVRRFETCFRQRASLTDPGARVPGCPGKEGLKDSPAAPAWARASTSALGRNYTDAVQVSLVFSLAAVALACLLAFFFPRQPAAAGRPGGAGE
- a CDS encoding IS1634 family transposase codes for the protein MYVKTTTRKAKSGTIRYLHLAHNDWDASKGRSVPKVLYSFGREDKLDRDAVRRLVASLSQLMRPGQTPPGGPHLTFAESRPYGGAYVLDQLWHRLGMAKILAGLASPGRGRPRDAAAAERVLFGLVANRALAPSSKLAASEWMSHDVCINGLGEVSDDACYRAMDWLHQVHGELEKQVYLAAAGLLGLEVDLLLFDTTSTYFELEEADEAVTRNSRGEEAGSEDDADPARSAGFRTYGRSRDDRDDLPQIVIGLAVTRDGIPVRVWCWPGNTTDATLIQQVRSDVREWSPAKIIWVADRDLSPAEGRRALRRNTGSYIIGEKLRPDSPHARAALSCPGRYRPIAANLRVREVRVGDTEDRFVLCHSPDAAARDAAARGRLVADLEGRIAGSDGLTAAKRAELRRRIAAVPGLDRFLRVTPGGLLRVDKAKERAERDLDGTYLLRCADPDLSAEDVALGYKQLLEVERSWRDMKTVLKLRPVYHRLEGRIRAHVLLCWLALLLVRVAENKAGDTWTRMRRELDRIHIVTFTGSTGTFQQVTELSDPARDLLARLETDPPRRIFHLSPAES
- a CDS encoding ScbR family autoregulator-binding transcription factor; this translates as MREIEIAKSRQVRAEQTRQTIVRAAAETFDRFGYGTATVGDIIAQAGVTKGALYFHFQSKEELAQTVIDAQHERSVDWCRKLLVDQAPGLVSVIRLSQQLTHQMMRDPIVRAGIRLALEAGTFDMAVVTPYREWLEVTEKLLKRSSQEGDLRPELVPETLARFIVGSFTGVQMISHVLAGRADLEQQVRDMWEILLPALVPKRKLPYFRSTLLTGSVGLADDHAEMSG